The segment AGGACGGCTGGTTGTCGTCGGTGCCCGATGCGGTGCGCTCGACCCTCGCCGCCGAGCTGCGGCCGCTGATCGAGCACCACCGCGAGCTCTGGCTTGCCCGCAACCAGCCCGGTGGCCTCGAGGACAGTGTTGCGTGGCTGCAGCACCTGCTTCAGTGCTACGAGACCGGCATCACCGACCGGTCATGGGGGCGCATCTAGATCAGGCGCGCCGGTGCCTGACCACCGCCGTCTGGCTGGCCGTTCCGAGCAGCGTGCCGTCCTCGGCCCACAGATGGACCAGGCCGTGCCCGTAGCCGTCGGCCACCGCCTGCACGCGGATGTCGAGGTGCACCCACTCGGTGGGCACGCGCCGGGCCACGCGGATGGTGTTGTCGAGGCTGGTGCCGCCCGCCCATTGGCCGATGGCCTGACTGATCCCGAAGGGAACGAAGTCTCCGAGGATGGCCAGCGTCGTGGTGCTCGACGTGAGCCCGTCCAGGCGGGCCCAGAGGGAGGACCGGCCGTCGCCGCTGGGGCCCCCCTCGAGCTGGTCGAGCGGGCGGGCGTCGGCGAGGCGAACGTCGAGGCGCTGCATGATCGTGGCCTCGTGGCGACCCTCGAGCACCCGGGGTGGGCTGTCTTCGGGGCGCGGCACCGGCGGGCGGGCCGCCCACTGTCCTTGGAGCTCGGACGGCCGGACGCCGAGAGCAGCATTGACGGTGAAGA is part of the Acidimicrobiales bacterium genome and harbors:
- a CDS encoding thioesterase family protein, with protein sequence MDGPQFLGLEPTDDPNRWLLPVVPPLLSGVGALFGGCGLAAAMEAMEATTGRQTIWAAAQYLSFARPPATVSIEVVAMVVGHQTSQARAIGRVGDEEIFTVNAALGVRPSELQGQWAARPPVPRPEDSPPRVLEGRHEATIMQRLDVRLADARPLDQLEGGPSGDGRSSLWARLDGLTSSTTTLAILGDFVPFGISQAIGQWAGGTSLDNTIRVARRVPTEWVHLDIRVQAVADGYGHGLVHLWAEDGTLLGTASQTAVVRHRRA